From Pseudobdellovibrio exovorus JSS, a single genomic window includes:
- a CDS encoding BolA family protein has protein sequence MSTRDERILQALVELKPVDIKLVNDSHKHAGHTQHLGGAGFTGDTHYKLQIVSDLFKGVSRIDRQRMVMDLLKPEFASGLHALEIKARSPEEV, from the coding sequence ATGTCGACGCGAGATGAAAGAATTCTACAGGCTTTGGTGGAATTAAAGCCTGTAGATATCAAATTAGTAAATGACAGTCATAAACACGCTGGGCACACGCAACATTTAGGTGGTGCTGGTTTTACAGGTGACACCCACTACAAACTTCAAATTGTCAGTGATCTCTTTAAAGGAGTTTCACGCATTGATCGTCAGCGTATGGTGATGGATTTGTTAAAGCCTGAATTTGCTTCGGGGCTGCATGCGTTGGAAATCAAAGCCCGTTCCCCTGAAGAGGTTTGA
- a CDS encoding RluA family pseudouridine synthase — MIQILEENEFFIVLNKPAGYSVHNQNPSVADFLKKSNKPLHFVNRLDQETSGLLLVALKPELHTELVESMQSGKKFYRALLRGEWKQPTQQTETEQTEWTWPLTDKAEGRQNPQGAASERKACATRVQRVRSSRYFTEIEVELLTGRQHQIRKHAALAKQPIVGDSRYNDKKYNDNISSRYGESRMHLHAEKLEFVFRTKNYKLSSPYNLDRYFHT; from the coding sequence ATGATTCAAATATTAGAGGAAAATGAATTTTTCATCGTACTAAACAAGCCCGCAGGATATAGTGTCCACAATCAGAATCCGTCTGTGGCCGATTTTTTGAAAAAATCCAATAAACCTCTACACTTCGTGAATCGCCTCGACCAAGAAACATCGGGTTTACTTCTGGTAGCCCTCAAACCAGAACTTCACACCGAGCTTGTAGAATCTATGCAAAGTGGAAAAAAGTTTTACAGAGCCCTCTTGCGCGGTGAATGGAAGCAGCCCACTCAGCAGACTGAGACTGAACAGACAGAGTGGACATGGCCCTTAACGGATAAAGCCGAAGGCCGCCAGAATCCCCAAGGAGCGGCCAGTGAGCGAAAGGCCTGCGCGACACGGGTACAAAGGGTTCGCTCATCTCGCTATTTCACTGAAATTGAAGTTGAACTCTTAACAGGACGTCAGCATCAGATTCGTAAACACGCAGCCCTAGCTAAACAGCCTATTGTAGGGGATTCCCGTTACAACGACAAAAAGTACAACGACAATATTTCTTCACGCTACGGGGAATCTCGCATGCACTTGCATGCCGAGAAATTAGAATTCGTTTTTAGGACAAAAAACTACAAATTGAGTTCGCCCTACAACTTAGATCGCTACTTTCACACTTAA
- a CDS encoding ATP-dependent helicase, whose protein sequence is MDWYEGLNPEQCAAVAHNYGPLLILAGAGSGKTTVLVSRTGRLIAEGIAPASKICVLTFTNKAARELKHRVQLKIGAKAKGLWAGTFHSFGLQLLRKNYKRVGLSANFGVLDQSDTAAIIKELVKDIRTTKEKFDADKLANLINLIRAGKKLPPGYLEEYHELAEVLAPKYEKRLKTLGVTDFEGLLLEPLRLFKNHPEVLDGLQNHFSQIMVDEFQDTNLEQLNLINAISSGHKNLTVVGDDDQSIYGWRGAEINNILNFPHSYENCEVVKLERNYRSVSGILDLGNEVISKNAKRHGKILRSTKLDGSKDKPEVFVLENEDEESDFVVREITHFRGLNYQFGDIAILYRSNTQGAFIESALRRAQIPYAISGGTSIFDRKEAKDWLAYLKQSIWPDEVSLRRIINTPPRGIGETTLDKLTEFADKNNIDFQEACKRWKEAEVPEKTGEAIDNLLKWLWTFPQRLLDDEAIGKTISERFQILVRESGYRDHLAQTSAEGHVFEKRWQVIEIVGRIIESFVNKRESSVGTLKDFIDAMLLRDDPNEDTEKNQVQLMTMHASKGLEFPAVILVGVEEDLLPHKRLGGDIDEERRLFYVGITRAQKKLTLTYCRQRKKMGQIKPVFASRFLSDCSKELYEFYEHGSRPISGETREAMVSDFLKKLSEKPK, encoded by the coding sequence ATGGATTGGTACGAGGGTTTAAATCCTGAACAGTGTGCGGCTGTAGCTCATAACTATGGGCCGCTTTTGATTTTGGCGGGTGCAGGCTCGGGCAAAACGACTGTGCTTGTATCCAGAACGGGACGCCTTATTGCGGAAGGGATCGCACCCGCATCGAAAATCTGTGTTCTTACTTTTACCAATAAAGCCGCACGTGAACTGAAGCATCGTGTGCAATTAAAAATTGGCGCTAAAGCTAAAGGTCTTTGGGCAGGGACTTTTCATTCATTCGGGTTACAGCTCCTCCGGAAAAACTACAAACGTGTGGGACTTTCTGCCAACTTCGGAGTTCTGGATCAGTCGGATACGGCTGCCATTATTAAAGAGCTAGTAAAAGACATTCGTACCACTAAAGAAAAATTCGATGCGGATAAACTGGCTAACTTAATTAATCTTATCCGTGCAGGTAAAAAACTGCCTCCAGGTTATTTGGAAGAGTACCACGAGTTAGCTGAAGTCTTGGCTCCGAAATACGAAAAAAGATTAAAAACTTTGGGTGTAACTGATTTCGAAGGACTGCTTTTAGAACCCTTACGCCTATTCAAAAATCACCCTGAAGTTCTAGATGGACTGCAAAATCATTTCTCGCAGATTATGGTGGATGAGTTTCAAGATACAAATTTAGAACAATTGAATTTGATTAATGCCATTTCATCAGGTCATAAAAACCTGACAGTGGTCGGCGATGATGATCAATCTATCTATGGTTGGCGCGGAGCTGAAATCAATAATATCCTGAACTTTCCCCACAGCTATGAAAATTGCGAAGTTGTTAAGTTAGAAAGAAATTACCGTTCGGTCTCGGGTATTTTAGATCTAGGCAACGAAGTGATTTCGAAAAATGCGAAACGCCACGGAAAAATTTTAAGATCAACTAAGTTAGATGGTTCAAAAGATAAACCTGAAGTGTTTGTTTTAGAAAATGAAGACGAGGAATCTGACTTTGTTGTGCGCGAGATCACTCACTTCAGAGGATTGAACTACCAATTTGGTGATATCGCTATTTTATATCGTTCTAATACTCAAGGGGCCTTTATTGAGTCGGCGTTAAGACGGGCACAAATTCCCTATGCCATTTCAGGTGGTACATCCATCTTTGACCGCAAAGAGGCCAAAGATTGGTTGGCCTACCTCAAACAGTCTATTTGGCCGGATGAGGTCAGTTTAAGACGTATTATTAATACGCCTCCGCGTGGAATCGGCGAGACCACTTTAGATAAACTGACTGAGTTTGCGGACAAAAATAATATAGATTTTCAAGAGGCCTGTAAGCGTTGGAAAGAAGCTGAAGTTCCTGAAAAGACAGGCGAAGCCATTGATAATTTATTGAAATGGCTGTGGACTTTCCCGCAGCGACTTTTAGATGACGAAGCTATCGGTAAAACGATTTCTGAGCGCTTTCAAATTTTAGTGCGTGAGTCTGGGTATCGGGATCATCTGGCACAGACTTCTGCGGAAGGGCATGTATTCGAAAAGCGCTGGCAGGTGATCGAAATTGTCGGGCGTATCATTGAATCATTTGTCAACAAACGGGAATCGAGCGTCGGCACACTCAAGGATTTTATTGATGCCATGTTATTACGTGATGATCCGAATGAAGATACTGAAAAGAATCAAGTTCAATTGATGACCATGCATGCGTCGAAGGGACTAGAATTTCCTGCGGTTATCCTCGTCGGCGTAGAAGAAGATTTACTGCCGCACAAGCGATTGGGTGGGGATATCGATGAAGAACGTCGATTGTTTTATGTTGGTATTACTCGGGCGCAGAAGAAATTAACTTTAACTTATTGTCGCCAAAGAAAAAAAATGGGACAGATCAAGCCTGTTTTCGCTTCACGATTTTTATCGGATTGTTCTAAAGAGTTGTATGAGTTTTATGAACATGGTTCACGTCCTATCAGTGGTGAAACCCGCGAAGCCATGGTCAGCGATTTTTTAAAAAAACTCAGCGAAAAACCAAAGTGA
- the fumC gene encoding class II fumarate hydratase — protein sequence MSQEFRVEKDTMGEVKVPAQALWGAQTQRSTENFRIGGDRFPREMIRALGVLKKCAALTNAELGLLDKKKAEFIIKAADEVIAGQLDQHFPLVVWQTGSGTQSNMNSNEVIANRAMTMQNLTLPNKEIHPNDDVNKGQSSNDTFPTAMHIAVAERVHNRLLPMLEKLYKALDAKAQEFKPIVKIGRTHLMDATPLTLGQEFSGYATQMKNSIQRIKNTLPHLHELALGGTAVGTGLNTHKDFAVKAAAAIAAETKIPFVTAPNKFEALASHDALVEVHGALKTIAVSLMKIANDIRLLGSGPRCGFAELNLPENEPGSSIMPGKVNPTQSEAMTMVCAQVLGNDVAVNVGGATGHFELNVFKPVIVFNCLNSIRLIADACESFTDHCVTGITANTQQIKKHLDNSLMLVTALNPHIGYDNAAKIAKTAHKNGTTLKEEAVNLGLMTAEKFDQVVRPETMIGPLG from the coding sequence ATGTCACAAGAATTCAGAGTTGAAAAAGACACGATGGGTGAAGTTAAAGTTCCTGCGCAGGCACTGTGGGGAGCTCAAACACAAAGATCTACTGAAAATTTTCGTATTGGTGGAGACCGCTTTCCACGCGAAATGATTCGCGCTTTAGGTGTTTTAAAAAAATGTGCGGCTTTGACGAATGCTGAACTCGGTTTGTTAGATAAGAAAAAAGCTGAATTTATTATTAAGGCAGCTGATGAGGTGATTGCGGGTCAATTGGATCAGCACTTTCCATTAGTGGTTTGGCAAACGGGTTCAGGCACACAAAGTAACATGAACTCAAATGAAGTTATTGCGAATCGTGCCATGACGATGCAGAACTTAACTTTGCCAAATAAAGAAATTCATCCGAATGATGATGTGAATAAAGGCCAAAGCTCGAATGACACCTTCCCAACAGCGATGCATATCGCGGTGGCAGAGCGAGTCCATAATCGTCTATTGCCTATGTTGGAAAAACTTTACAAAGCTCTGGATGCAAAAGCGCAAGAGTTTAAACCGATTGTTAAAATTGGTCGTACACATCTGATGGATGCAACACCATTGACGTTAGGACAAGAGTTTTCAGGTTATGCGACTCAGATGAAAAATTCTATCCAAAGAATTAAAAACACTTTACCGCATTTGCATGAACTAGCTTTGGGTGGAACAGCTGTGGGAACGGGTTTGAACACTCATAAAGACTTCGCAGTGAAAGCAGCGGCGGCGATTGCAGCTGAAACTAAAATTCCATTTGTGACAGCTCCTAATAAGTTTGAAGCTTTGGCTTCACACGATGCTTTAGTTGAAGTGCATGGTGCTTTGAAGACCATCGCGGTTTCATTGATGAAAATTGCCAACGACATCCGTCTTTTGGGAAGTGGACCTCGTTGTGGTTTTGCAGAACTGAATTTGCCAGAAAATGAACCTGGATCTTCTATCATGCCAGGTAAAGTGAATCCGACACAAAGTGAAGCGATGACAATGGTGTGCGCGCAAGTTCTAGGAAATGATGTGGCTGTGAATGTGGGCGGGGCGACTGGACACTTTGAATTAAATGTTTTTAAACCAGTGATTGTATTTAACTGCTTAAATTCAATCCGCTTAATTGCTGATGCTTGTGAAAGTTTTACGGATCACTGCGTGACAGGAATCACAGCGAATACACAACAAATTAAAAAGCACTTGGATAATTCGTTGATGCTGGTGACGGCGCTGAATCCACATATTGGATATGACAACGCAGCCAAAATTGCGAAGACAGCTCATAAAAATGGAACGACCTTAAAAGAAGAGGCTGTGAATCTGGGACTTATGACCGCTGAAAAATTTGATCAAGTGGTTCGCCCAGAGACAATGATCGGACCTTTGGGTTAA
- a CDS encoding SDR family NAD(P)-dependent oxidoreductase: MKKKQNKDINPYVVITGASAGIGESVALTLAAQKQGLILTARRLDRLKALKKKCLQAGAPDVHIFKLDIQNRIQIEKLSKELKKKKLKVKTLVNNAGLAKGVELLQNSNPDDFDSMVDTNVKGLLYMTRALLPEVIAQKGHIVNLGSVAGRLVYEGGVVYCATKFAVRAISDALRMDLKGTGVRVTNIEPGMVQTEFSVVRLGNQQKAKGVYEGMMPLSAQDVANTILWCLSQPPHVNISELVIYPTDQASVGQVVRGDKSIKNLVRQ; the protein is encoded by the coding sequence ATGAAAAAAAAGCAAAATAAAGATATAAATCCCTACGTGGTCATCACAGGGGCATCTGCAGGTATTGGAGAGTCCGTAGCATTGACCTTGGCTGCACAAAAGCAGGGGCTTATCCTGACTGCGCGTCGTCTAGATCGATTAAAGGCTCTAAAGAAAAAGTGTCTTCAGGCTGGTGCTCCAGATGTGCACATATTTAAGTTGGACATTCAAAACCGAATCCAAATCGAAAAGTTATCCAAAGAGTTAAAAAAGAAAAAACTTAAAGTAAAAACTTTAGTGAACAATGCGGGCTTAGCTAAAGGAGTAGAGCTTTTACAGAATTCAAATCCAGATGACTTTGATAGTATGGTGGATACGAATGTAAAGGGACTGCTTTATATGACTCGCGCCTTATTGCCCGAGGTTATAGCGCAAAAGGGACACATAGTGAATTTGGGCTCTGTAGCTGGACGTCTTGTCTATGAAGGCGGTGTTGTTTACTGTGCGACGAAGTTTGCGGTTCGTGCTATTAGCGATGCTCTAAGAATGGATTTAAAAGGGACCGGAGTGCGTGTGACGAATATCGAGCCGGGTATGGTACAGACAGAGTTTTCGGTTGTTCGCTTAGGAAATCAGCAAAAAGCAAAGGGTGTTTACGAGGGAATGATGCCGCTTAGCGCTCAGGACGTGGCGAATACAATTTTGTGGTGTTTGAGTCAGCCTCCTCATGTTAACATCTCTGAACTTGTCATTTATCCAACAGATCAGGCCAGTGTGGGCCAGGTCGTTCGGGGCGATAAAAGTATAAAAAATTTAGTACGTCAGTAA
- a CDS encoding EVE domain-containing protein: MGANTENKKTTLNSSSQYWLMKSEPDVFSIQDLKKNKTTLWEGVRNYQARNFMTKEMQVGDLVLFYHSNATPPGVAGLATVSKAAIPDPTQFDKKSEYFDPKATKEKPIWFCVEVKFVSEFPHFVSLEEIRKDAKLSEMMVIQKGSRLSIQPVKAKDFQHLQKLGQQS, encoded by the coding sequence ATGGGCGCAAATACAGAGAATAAAAAAACAACTCTTAATTCATCATCACAATATTGGCTTATGAAAAGCGAACCCGATGTTTTTTCTATCCAAGACCTAAAGAAAAATAAAACAACACTCTGGGAAGGCGTTCGCAACTACCAAGCGCGTAACTTTATGACAAAAGAAATGCAGGTCGGTGACTTAGTGCTCTTTTATCACTCGAATGCCACTCCTCCAGGAGTTGCCGGCCTCGCCACTGTTAGCAAAGCGGCCATTCCCGACCCTACTCAGTTTGATAAAAAGTCAGAATACTTCGATCCCAAAGCCACAAAAGAAAAGCCTATTTGGTTTTGCGTGGAAGTGAAATTTGTCAGCGAGTTCCCTCACTTTGTATCCCTAGAAGAAATCCGCAAAGATGCTAAATTGTCCGAGATGATGGTCATCCAAAAAGGGTCACGCCTTTCTATTCAGCCCGTTAAAGCTAAGGATTTTCAGCATCTCCAAAAACTTGGACAGCAAAGCTAG
- a CDS encoding tRNA dihydrouridine synthase, whose protein sequence is MSTFSVPKLFLAPMEGVTDWAMRDLLTQLGGIDQCVTEFLRVTDHLHSDEVFYKNCPELLTGSRTRSGTPVFIQLLGGKVDPLVANAVRAVELGALGVDLNFGCPAKTVNRHDGGAALLQYTDRIYNIVSAVRKAVPLTTPVTAKIRLGFDNPNACLENAKAVEAAGADWLTVHCRTKTDGYKPPAYWEWIAKIKEVSNIRLVTNGEIWSVQDFKKCHAQAQTEDYMIGRAALRDPFLFKKIKDSLNETPSTYDDIKVLLPRFFESSSNYVSAPFAVARTKGWLKQLAHTAPEFNILFDELKVITKPIEFEQRISSL, encoded by the coding sequence GTGAGTACCTTTTCAGTTCCTAAACTTTTTCTAGCTCCTATGGAAGGCGTCACAGACTGGGCGATGCGCGATCTGCTGACACAGTTGGGAGGCATTGATCAGTGTGTGACCGAATTCCTACGCGTCACAGATCATCTACATTCGGACGAAGTCTTTTATAAAAACTGTCCCGAACTTTTAACAGGCTCACGCACCCGCAGCGGCACCCCCGTCTTCATTCAACTTTTAGGTGGAAAAGTCGATCCCTTAGTAGCCAATGCTGTACGCGCTGTAGAGCTAGGAGCCCTTGGTGTTGATCTCAACTTCGGATGCCCCGCCAAAACAGTCAATCGCCACGATGGTGGAGCCGCCCTCTTGCAATATACAGATCGCATTTACAATATCGTCAGTGCTGTTCGCAAAGCGGTGCCTCTTACAACTCCCGTCACCGCCAAGATACGCCTCGGCTTTGATAATCCCAATGCTTGTCTTGAAAATGCGAAAGCCGTTGAGGCAGCCGGAGCCGACTGGCTCACCGTACACTGTCGTACCAAAACTGATGGTTATAAACCTCCAGCCTATTGGGAATGGATCGCCAAAATCAAAGAGGTATCGAATATCCGCTTAGTCACCAACGGAGAAATCTGGAGTGTGCAAGATTTCAAAAAGTGCCATGCGCAAGCACAAACAGAGGACTACATGATTGGCCGCGCCGCTTTACGCGATCCTTTTTTATTTAAAAAAATTAAAGACTCTTTAAACGAAACTCCCTCTACCTACGACGACATCAAGGTGCTTTTGCCCCGTTTCTTTGAATCCAGCTCGAACTATGTCAGCGCTCCATTTGCTGTGGCGCGCACCAAAGGATGGCTGAAGCAATTGGCCCATACAGCCCCTGAATTCAATATCCTGTTTGATGAGCTCAAAGTGATCACCAAGCCAATAGAGTTTGAGCAGCGAATCAGCTCTTTATAG
- a CDS encoding glutaredoxin domain-containing protein, which yields MKQTAKIKMIKKNPCPYCDRAMNFFNGRGLEVEIVDLTNNLDELQTWKEKTGWQTVPMIFINDQLIGGYSDLKALEEEGKLDALLNS from the coding sequence ATGAAACAAACAGCTAAAATCAAAATGATTAAAAAAAATCCGTGTCCCTATTGCGATCGCGCGATGAACTTCTTTAATGGTAGAGGCTTAGAGGTTGAAATCGTCGATCTTACAAACAACCTTGATGAACTTCAAACGTGGAAAGAAAAAACAGGCTGGCAAACAGTGCCGATGATTTTTATCAACGATCAGTTGATCGGTGGTTATAGCGATCTTAAAGCTTTGGAAGAAGAAGGAAAGTTAGACGCTCTTCTGAATTCGTAA
- a CDS encoding tRNA-dihydrouridine synthase family protein has translation MRNVTDLNFPLCLAPMVGLTHVGLRRLIQDYMPRNATTHWPTEMLNSRRVPKENLKTTPETLRRAEESFLVPQILGNEELPISESVKRLTSEWGAAGIDINMGCPVQKALKHNYGVSLMGDVLYAARVVEYTKKHSTVPISVKLRAVGSQKTVPELIQFVKTLVDAGADWVTLHPRTAEQKRRGSSDWTQIGELKKHLTVPVIGNGDIQVAEDVFRMLNETKADKVMAGRALAARPWMMWQVGAELGFEAPIGFESLKPPQTPDEEGAEYGRCLLRLIDYCEEAFMAEAGASESITLRKIQFYIKTTHVWLEFGHSLMAKASGCKALVDLRVAVTDFFSRPQAMCARTELRQ, from the coding sequence ATGCGAAATGTGACAGATTTGAATTTTCCGCTTTGTCTGGCGCCGATGGTGGGGCTAACCCATGTGGGCTTAAGACGTCTTATTCAGGATTATATGCCTCGGAATGCGACGACCCATTGGCCAACAGAGATGTTGAATTCAAGACGAGTCCCCAAAGAGAACTTGAAAACCACACCCGAAACACTAAGACGGGCCGAAGAAAGTTTCTTGGTACCACAAATTTTAGGAAATGAAGAGCTTCCTATCTCTGAATCAGTGAAGCGGCTGACCTCGGAATGGGGAGCTGCGGGTATTGATATCAATATGGGGTGCCCTGTTCAGAAAGCATTAAAACATAACTATGGTGTTTCGCTAATGGGTGATGTTTTGTATGCGGCCCGCGTAGTTGAGTACACCAAAAAACATTCGACTGTTCCCATCTCGGTGAAGTTACGGGCTGTGGGAAGCCAGAAGACGGTTCCGGAGCTGATTCAATTTGTAAAAACCTTAGTCGATGCTGGTGCGGATTGGGTGACTTTGCATCCTCGTACAGCAGAGCAAAAACGCCGTGGGTCTTCTGATTGGACACAGATAGGTGAACTTAAAAAGCATCTGACAGTTCCCGTGATTGGCAATGGAGATATCCAAGTGGCAGAAGATGTTTTTCGCATGTTAAATGAAACCAAAGCCGATAAAGTTATGGCAGGGCGAGCTTTAGCAGCTCGTCCGTGGATGATGTGGCAAGTGGGAGCTGAGCTTGGATTTGAGGCTCCGATTGGATTTGAGTCTTTGAAACCACCACAGACTCCTGATGAAGAAGGGGCTGAGTATGGCCGCTGTCTTTTACGCCTGATTGATTACTGCGAAGAGGCTTTTATGGCGGAAGCGGGAGCTTCAGAGTCTATTACACTACGTAAAATTCAGTTTTATATTAAGACAACACATGTGTGGTTGGAATTTGGGCATTCGTTGATGGCAAAAGCCAGTGGTTGTAAAGCCTTAGTGGATCTAAGAGTTGCGGTGACGGATTTCTTTAGTCGTCCGCAGGCGATGTGTGCTAGAACGGAATTGCGTCAATAG
- a CDS encoding ATP-grasp domain-containing protein: MSIHRKTIGILGGGQLARMLVLKAHQMGLHTIVLAEKATDPAVKVCTRWVKGKLDSTKDVRLMARLTDVLTFESDLIPAAFLKKSLHDYRSVKIFPSLSCLAHFQDRLLQKEWLHDYGLPTVEHIKIHSRDEIDLAFEAFQHRVVFKKRTGSYDGNQTFTVRNMPELKAFRKTIKGDEINYIIEPVVNFKSEKALIFARSLTGEIVHLPMIQSVQNNNQCDYVVGPASHPAEKKLRDGIAHFLNDINYVGVITFELFDLGSELVINEIVPRVHNTGHFSQDALSVDQFELHLRCILGMPLPEVKSRFPAFVMVNLLGKSARVPLIKKFPTGSLHWYDKPTSRARRKMGHVNYVGRSKNELLKTALSERRAILI; encoded by the coding sequence ATGTCTATACATCGCAAAACAATCGGTATTTTAGGCGGCGGACAATTAGCTCGCATGCTGGTTTTAAAGGCTCACCAAATGGGGCTGCACACAATCGTTTTAGCTGAAAAAGCCACAGACCCCGCCGTTAAAGTCTGCACTCGCTGGGTTAAAGGAAAGTTGGACTCAACCAAAGATGTGCGTCTTATGGCTCGCCTGACCGATGTTCTGACATTTGAAAGCGATTTAATTCCAGCTGCCTTTTTAAAAAAGTCTCTACACGATTACCGCTCTGTTAAAATTTTCCCAAGTCTTTCGTGTTTAGCTCATTTTCAAGATCGCCTTCTTCAAAAAGAATGGCTCCACGATTATGGATTGCCCACAGTTGAACATATTAAAATCCACTCACGCGATGAAATTGACCTTGCCTTTGAAGCCTTTCAACATAGAGTCGTTTTTAAGAAACGCACTGGCAGCTACGATGGAAATCAAACATTTACAGTTCGCAATATGCCAGAGCTCAAAGCTTTTCGTAAAACGATCAAAGGTGACGAGATTAATTACATCATCGAACCTGTGGTTAATTTCAAATCTGAAAAGGCTTTGATCTTTGCCCGTAGTCTAACAGGCGAGATCGTTCATCTGCCGATGATTCAATCCGTACAAAATAACAATCAATGTGATTATGTAGTCGGCCCAGCCTCACACCCTGCCGAAAAGAAACTGCGCGATGGCATAGCCCACTTTTTAAATGATATTAATTACGTAGGTGTTATTACTTTTGAACTCTTTGATTTAGGATCAGAGCTAGTGATCAATGAAATCGTTCCGCGGGTTCATAACACAGGCCACTTTTCACAGGACGCCTTAAGTGTGGATCAATTTGAATTGCACCTGCGCTGTATCCTTGGCATGCCATTACCAGAAGTGAAGTCTCGCTTCCCTGCTTTTGTGATGGTCAATCTACTGGGGAAATCAGCTCGTGTTCCCTTAATCAAAAAATTCCCAACGGGTTCTTTACATTGGTATGATAAACCCACGAGCCGTGCTCGCCGAAAAATGGGCCATGTTAACTATGTGGGGCGCAGTAAGAATGAACTCTTGAAGACAGCGCTTAGTGAACGACGCGCGATCTTAATTTAA
- a CDS encoding DUF6580 family putative transport protein, translated as MKNKTSIIVFATLFLMAILSRWVSHYWNFTVLGGAFLLAGAYFADKKISVVLMLMVLLVSDAVIGFHAQMPAVYFSYFLVVALGFLLKVDSARYKVFGCALLGSALFYLITNFAVWYSGTLYPLTLQGLKDCYVMGLPFYRNQLIGDLMSSMIFFEVARRVLAVAPSASTAQQKN; from the coding sequence ATGAAAAATAAAACGTCAATTATTGTATTTGCTACCTTGTTTCTAATGGCCATTCTATCCCGTTGGGTTTCACACTATTGGAACTTTACGGTGCTGGGAGGGGCTTTCTTATTAGCAGGTGCCTACTTTGCGGATAAAAAAATCTCTGTAGTTTTAATGTTGATGGTTTTGTTGGTCAGTGATGCGGTTATTGGCTTCCATGCGCAAATGCCTGCGGTGTATTTTTCATATTTCTTAGTGGTCGCTTTAGGCTTTTTGCTTAAGGTTGATTCGGCTCGCTACAAAGTTTTTGGCTGTGCTCTTTTAGGCAGTGCTTTATTTTATTTAATCACGAATTTCGCGGTTTGGTATTCTGGGACTTTATATCCTCTGACACTGCAAGGATTGAAAGATTGTTATGTTATGGGGCTTCCATTTTATCGTAATCAGCTTATTGGTGATTTGATGTCATCAATGATTTTCTTTGAAGTGGCTCGTCGCGTGTTAGCTGTTGCTCCATCAGCTTCAACAGCTCAACAAAAAAATTAG